In a genomic window of uncultured Sphaerochaeta sp.:
- a CDS encoding site-specific integrase, giving the protein MEKFLSQNDSKDRTLNEYAKTFFVWAECLQIKRQLAKGKRFSKTNAKLRRDHLVNYILPQFGKRSLSSLNRVEIENWLVSLKSIKTGEQLSNQTKNHILYAFRTILREAEREGVISYNCLSTVESLAVQPKTRDVFSQAELQKLFPSDLDALMKIWREEEYAYYFFILATTGMRRGEARALKWKHVIEDKKRNGLLIEESIKNDDSTGSTKTGKSRVVVLSQRAEEILEHWKASTPFHDPEDLIFYGSNGSRPIMGKTLQNRFQKALQKAEIKTDRRNLVIHSFRHTYNTLLRNVLPIDILQATTGHSSESMTERYNHPSLKDSYRRFLEHEDAFDGLF; this is encoded by the coding sequence GTGGAAAAGTTCCTCTCTCAGAATGACAGCAAAGACAGAACATTGAATGAGTATGCCAAGACATTCTTTGTATGGGCTGAATGTTTGCAGATCAAACGTCAACTGGCGAAGGGAAAGAGATTTTCCAAGACCAATGCAAAATTGCGAAGAGACCACCTTGTCAATTACATTTTACCCCAGTTCGGAAAGCGTTCATTGTCCTCATTGAATCGGGTGGAGATTGAGAACTGGCTGGTATCACTGAAGAGCATCAAGACCGGTGAGCAACTATCCAATCAGACGAAGAATCATATTCTTTATGCGTTCCGTACCATTCTCAGAGAAGCAGAGCGAGAAGGTGTTATTTCCTACAACTGTCTTTCGACTGTTGAGTCGCTGGCGGTTCAGCCGAAGACCAGAGATGTATTTTCCCAAGCAGAGCTACAAAAGCTGTTCCCGAGCGACCTCGACGCACTGATGAAGATTTGGAGAGAGGAAGAGTATGCATATTACTTTTTCATCCTGGCAACAACAGGGATGAGAAGAGGTGAAGCCAGAGCTTTGAAGTGGAAGCATGTAATCGAAGACAAGAAGCGAAATGGTTTATTGATTGAAGAATCCATCAAGAACGATGATTCCACTGGGAGCACCAAGACAGGAAAAAGCAGAGTTGTGGTATTGAGTCAGAGAGCAGAGGAGATTCTGGAACATTGGAAAGCGAGTACGCCTTTCCATGATCCAGAGGATTTGATTTTCTATGGGAGCAATGGCAGCAGACCAATCATGGGAAAGACGCTTCAGAATAGATTTCAGAAGGCTCTACAGAAAGCAGAGATTAAGACCGATCGTAGGAATCTGGTAATTCATAGTTTCAGACATACCTACAACACCCTACTCAGAAATGTTCTCCCGATTGATATTCTCCAAGCGACTACAGGTCATAGTTCAGAGAGCATGACTGAAAGGTATAACCACCCTTCTTTGAAGGATAGTTATCGGAGGTTTCTTGAGCACGAGGATGCATTTGATGGGCTTTTCTGA
- a CDS encoding superoxide dismutase: MFTQYSLPYGFADLEPHIDQLTMETHYTKHHAAYTNNLNAAVEKDSTLAGKSIEEILSNLEAIKDEGLRTTIRNNGGGYVNHNLYFSTLSPNTAAEPTGALLNQIKEQYKSLEGLQEELAKQAAGRFGSGWAFLVAFKDGSLKVVNTPNQDTPLMDKGGGTPILGIDVWEHAYYLKYKNLRAEYIKAFFKALDWKLVELNYQKVAY; this comes from the coding sequence ATGTTTACCCAATATTCACTCCCTTATGGTTTTGCAGACCTTGAACCCCATATTGATCAACTTACCATGGAAACGCACTACACAAAGCACCATGCAGCCTATACGAACAACCTCAACGCAGCGGTTGAAAAAGACAGCACCCTTGCAGGCAAGAGCATTGAGGAGATCCTTTCCAATCTGGAAGCGATCAAGGATGAAGGATTGAGAACAACCATCAGAAACAATGGGGGAGGCTATGTGAACCACAACCTCTATTTCTCAACACTTTCTCCCAATACTGCCGCAGAGCCTACCGGTGCACTGCTGAACCAGATCAAGGAGCAGTACAAGAGCCTGGAAGGCTTGCAGGAAGAACTTGCAAAGCAAGCCGCAGGCCGGTTCGGTTCCGGCTGGGCTTTCCTGGTAGCATTCAAGGACGGAAGCCTGAAGGTGGTCAACACACCCAACCAGGATACCCCGTTGATGGACAAGGGGGGTGGCACTCCCATCCTTGGCATTGATGTGTGGGAACATGCCTACTATCTGAAGTACAAGAACCTTCGTGCTGAGTACATCAAGGCATTCTTCAAGGCACTTGATTGGAAGTTGGTTGAGCTGAACTACCAGAAAGTTGCGTACTGA
- a CDS encoding tripartite tricarboxylate transporter permease — MLLEVLNSVFSVQIFLFIILGVFTGICIGSLPGLTATMGVALVLPLTFGMEATPGILLLIGVYVGAIYGGSISAILLRTPGTPAAAATVLDGYEFSKRGESGRAMGISTVSSFLGGVVSVLALWLISPQLAKLALRFSAPEFFLLAVFGLSIIASISGNSLAKGVLCGALGISLSFIGIDGITGYPRFTFNNINLLSGMSFIPVMIGLFAMSQAFSTVENIFTPDQVTQKISKVWPSKKDWKVILKTAPLSGVIGTMIGIVPGAGAEIGAFVSYSQAKRSSRHPELFGTGIPEGIAAPEGGNNGVTGGALIPMLTMGVPGDAVAAILIGALTVQGLQPGPLLFTEHTTLVYSIFLGMFIANVTMLVLGLSSLKLFVKVLSVPKAILTPMIFVLCVVGSYAINTNFFDVGVMLFFGILGYFLQKADVSVSPAVLGLILGPMAESNFRRALLMSEGSYSIFVASPIAWVFVILTLVTLLGPVVTERWKKRNIA; from the coding sequence ATGCTTTTAGAAGTATTGAACTCAGTATTCAGCGTACAAATATTCCTGTTCATCATCCTTGGGGTTTTCACCGGCATCTGCATCGGTTCCCTGCCAGGGCTCACCGCCACCATGGGTGTTGCGCTGGTTCTGCCCCTTACCTTTGGGATGGAGGCCACCCCCGGCATCCTTTTGCTGATCGGTGTGTATGTGGGAGCCATCTACGGAGGATCCATTTCGGCCATCCTGCTCAGAACACCAGGAACTCCTGCTGCGGCAGCAACAGTTCTTGACGGGTACGAATTCTCCAAGCGTGGGGAGAGTGGAAGGGCCATGGGCATTTCCACCGTTTCCTCATTCCTCGGAGGAGTGGTCAGCGTACTCGCCCTTTGGCTCATCAGCCCACAGCTTGCAAAGCTTGCCCTGCGCTTCAGCGCCCCTGAGTTCTTCCTGCTTGCTGTCTTCGGCCTCTCCATCATCGCTTCCATCAGCGGCAACAGCTTGGCGAAAGGCGTCCTCTGCGGTGCGCTTGGCATCAGCCTCTCCTTCATCGGCATCGACGGCATCACCGGCTATCCCCGCTTTACGTTCAACAACATCAATCTGCTCAGCGGCATGTCCTTCATCCCGGTCATGATCGGTTTGTTCGCCATGAGCCAGGCGTTCTCCACGGTTGAGAATATCTTCACCCCTGACCAGGTAACGCAAAAGATCAGCAAGGTGTGGCCCAGCAAGAAGGATTGGAAAGTCATTCTCAAGACCGCTCCTCTCTCCGGTGTCATCGGGACCATGATCGGTATTGTCCCCGGTGCAGGGGCTGAGATCGGGGCATTCGTCTCCTACAGCCAGGCAAAGCGAAGCAGCCGCCATCCCGAACTGTTCGGTACCGGCATTCCTGAGGGCATTGCAGCTCCCGAAGGGGGAAACAACGGAGTCACCGGCGGTGCCTTGATCCCAATGCTCACCATGGGTGTTCCCGGTGATGCTGTTGCAGCAATCCTCATCGGAGCCTTGACTGTGCAGGGCTTGCAGCCAGGTCCTCTGTTGTTCACCGAACACACCACGCTGGTATACTCAATCTTCCTGGGAATGTTCATCGCCAACGTGACGATGCTTGTGCTTGGTCTTTCCAGCCTCAAGCTCTTTGTGAAGGTGCTTTCGGTTCCCAAGGCTATTCTTACCCCCATGATCTTCGTCCTGTGTGTTGTCGGCAGTTATGCGATCAACACCAACTTCTTCGATGTCGGGGTGATGCTCTTCTTCGGTATCCTCGGCTACTTCCTGCAGAAGGCCGATGTTTCGGTTTCTCCTGCTGTACTGGGTCTCATTCTGGGACCGATGGCAGAGTCCAACTTCCGCAGGGCCCTGCTGATGAGCGAAGGTTCCTACTCAATCTTCGTAGCCTCCCCGATTGCATGGGTATTTGTCATCCTGACGTTGGTCACCTTGCTCGGGCCGGTGGTCACCGAACGCTGGAAAAAACGGAACATTGCCTGA